The Porphyromonadaceae bacterium W3.11 genome segment CCGTACGCGGGATAGTGAGCGAGAGACGTTGATCCTCTATTCGGATCGTAATGTCTCGCGTCATAAATCTGTTTATTTCAGAATGTTCACCATCCATGGTTCATACTCAATCGTACAGTATTATTCTTTATATTTATACTATTATGCATTTGGAGGACTTCCGCCTACTCCAAATCGTATCTTATCACCGTAACTACTCTATTCGCTTTTCTAGCAGAGTAATACATTCATCTATGACCTCAACTATCCCATCTAGCTCCTCTCTCAGCCCTAACAAAGCATGATTAGCTTCAGGGCTAGAGCCAGTAGCGATAGTAGCCACAGATAGTTTCTGCTCTAGCGTCTGGATCTCCTCTCGCTGCTTATTACTTTGGTCTGTAAGCAAATCAATCTTCGCCATAGCATCAGCGAGCTCCTCATTTACTTGGTTGTATTTCCGACCAAACATTGCAATTCGAAGCTCCACCTCCTCTAACAATTGACTCTCTCTACTCATATCAAAAGATCTGTAGTAATAAGCATCCACAAAAAAAGAATCTCACCTAGACTCTGCAGCATACTCCTAAGCAAATATAACAAATTTTAGCGACCTAGCAAGAAGTCATCATGTCCCATTTTAACATTTTTGAACTCATGCAGACACACGATCATATCGATGATAGTGCTTCACGAGGGAGAGCAGTTACGCCACTCTTCAAGAGCCAAGATTTTCATGTACATGACAGTCTCATTCGAAAGCTATAAGCCGTCAAAAATCTTAGTTATATAAAAAAGAAATGTTTCCTATAGGACCGATATTTTTTCTATATAAGTAGAAGAGTTTCTTCCTATATGAAGAAACTCCAATACTTACAAGAGCCTTACTCTGAGAAGCGTCATTCAGTCAGCTCATCACCTATAACCAAAGCACTATAGGCCTACTCTTCGCTACAACTATCTATTAAGAGCCATTTCGATAGCTCTCTCATATAGTGTGTAGAAACGACTCCATTCAGCATCAGCTGATAACTCTTGAGCAGCTCTTCTCGCCTCTGCCTTCTCCTCATCGGACTTTGCTATATAACTCAGAATGTTCTCCACTAGCGATTTAGACAATCCATCAAAGTCATAATCATCTCGATGCAATACCCGAACACCACTCATAAGGTCATTACCAACGGTGCTATGCTTCTCAGCCCAAACGCCAAAACCTGCCTTGTCAGTTGTAATCGTAGGAATACCAAAAGCAATGCTCTCCAAAGGGGTGTACCCCCATGGTTCGTAATAAGAAGCAAAAACGGTAAGATCAAGAGCCGAGAGAAAATCATAATACTCAAGATCTAAAATTCCATCCCTCCCATCTAAATAGGCTGGTACAAAAAGAGGAAAAACGCCATGCCCCCACTGCTCTCTCAAGGCACTTAATTGAGAAAATATGGGATGCCCCCATGGATCATTTAGCTCATGGGTCAGAAATGGATTCTGCATCGGCATCGTTAGTTCAATATTTCGCTCAAGAGCAAAGGCCAAGTCTCTCCGCGGTGACTTAACCCAACTGGGAACTGCGATAACAGCAATAACATCCTGAAGTGTTTGATTCTTAATACGCCCAAGCGCATCAATAAAAACATCCAACCCTTTATTACGGTATTCATTCCGACCTGAAGTGGCAATAATTACGGCCTCACTGGAAATGGTCGTACCATACAGTCGCTCAGCCACGCGAATGATTTTATTTCGCCCATCTGCTTTTAGTATAGCTTGATCTTTTTCATCAGGAACAAAAGCCGGCTCAAAGCCATTATACAGTACCACATCCACCTTTTTATCCAAAAGCTGAGCCGCTTCAATAGCGGTTACATCGCTAACCGTTGCGAACACATCGGCTTGGTGAGAAGCTAATCGCTCCACAACGTGCTTACACGTAACATTTAGCTCATCAGCCATCTGAGAGCCATTATAATTAGGCAGTTCACCATACAACGGCTTACCATTACCAGCAATGGACCTCCCAACAGTTGTCGCATGGGTAACAAAAATAGTATGTATAGCGGGCGAATGCAGTGCACAGTACAGGAGTCCCATCCCAGTAGTCCATTCGTTAAAAATAGAGACGACTAGACTGGACTCTTTGACCTTCTGGTATGCTATCATTACCTTTGCTGCCGCAATGGCAAAAAGGCAGGATTCATCGTAATCACCATAACCCAGCTCACCTCGTATGCCATATGCACTCCACATCTCATAATAGAGTGCACCTTTATCTTCAAACAAAGAGGTATAATCCACAAGGATTACCCGAGGCTGATCTGGGATGTTCCACCTCCCAATTCTCACCTCTAGTCCACAATCTGCAGTTAGCTGAGAAGCTAGACGATTATCGTGCTCCGCAATGAAATCATCTTGATCTCCCCCACGCAATAGAGGGCCCACAAAAAGTACACCATCATCACCGTGCTTCATGAGCATGGTCGAAGCTCTTGAGCTAAGCACTGTATAAATGCCCCCGATCTTATTACACACCTCCCAAGATGTTTCCATCACCAGTAAAGGGTCAGACATATTCTCCATCACGTTTTTATTTACTATCCACTAAAAAAATCAGAAAGCGCCCTCGAGGCTGATGTGCCTACCGAAGACGCTCTTAGCATAATACATAACCTAAAGTGAGAAAAAAAGCTGACCCATGAGGATTCGAACCTCAACAGACAGAACCAAAACCTGTAGTGCTACCATTACACCATGGGTCAGTATTCTCATCTTTCATCCTAATGATTTGTGCAAAGATAATAGTATTTTTCAACTTGACCAAATCTTCACAGCTAAAAAATATCTTTTTTGCTGAATTAAAAGAAAACGAGTCCTTATAGATAAATCATAAAGGACTCATTTTCAAAACTTAATACACTAAACAATAGAATCGCACATTTATTTTAATTGTGCTACCCACGCCGCAATTCTTTCGTCAGTTAGGTCATCTTGATTCATCTCATCAAGCAAGAGCCCAACTAGTCGCCCATCTCGCTCGGCTTTACTAGAGTCATAGCTATAACCTTCCACGGAGGTTTCCCCTATAAATGTACATCCCGCATTTTCAAATTCATCGTACAACTCTCCTACACCATCACAGAAGGTATCACCAAATCCCTCAGAATCACCAAGCCCAAATAAAGCCACTTTCTTACCCTTAAGATACGGCTTCAGCTGATCCTTAAATTCAACCCAGTCATCTTGCAACTCTCCCATCCCCCAAGTAGATGTTCCTAGCACCACCAAGTCATATTGCCCTACATCAGCAGCATTAGCACTTGATATGTCGTGAACATCGCCATTGGCCACTCCTAACTCATTAGCTATTCTCTGAGCTACATCAGCAGTGGTACCAGTTGAAGACCCATAATAAACACCTATTTTCATCACTTTTATTATTTTTGATTAATAAATCACTCTCACTCACTCCCCACAAAGGTAATGACTATAGCTAAATGATGGTATCGCTAGATTTAGGTAATTATATGGCGTAAAAACAAGGAGGAGCTACCTACTTATGCAGATAGCTCCTCAATTACATTTACACTAACAGCTTCTCTCATAGAAAGAAGAAGTTGGAATTATTACTCATCATCCTCTTTTTCATCATTGTCCTCCAAGATATGAGACAGCTCATTATCCTCAGAGTCATAGAACTCATAAGAAAGGACACCCAACGACTGGTCCGCTACGATATTAAGCCCCTTGCCGTACTTTCCTCTCCACTTTGCCAACAATGAACTACCAAATCCTAAGAGTCCCTTGCGACTATTTATAAACGCTGCTACGTATGGATGGACATGCAAGACAAGTTTACTCACTCCCTCTTGTGTCATCAGTCTAGCAATCATATCCTCTAGCTCATCGGTAAAGAATATAGATGGCTTGACCTTCCCAGTACCTAAGCATGATGGACACACTTCATCAGTTTCGATCGTCATGGCTTGACGTACTCTTTGGCGAGTAATCTGCATCAAACCAAACTTAGTGATAGGTAGTATCGTATGCTTAGCCCGGTCGTTTTTCATATACTCATTCATGGTCTCGAATAGCTTTTGTCTATTCGCCGCCTGAGCCATATCGATAAAGTCCACCACGATGATCCCCCCAAGGTCTCTAAGTCTCATCTGCCTAGCAATCTCTTCGGCTGCAGACAAATTAACATCCACTGCAGTATCCTCTTGCTGCTTTGATCCCCTAGCTCGATTGCCACTATTGACATCAATCACATGCATCGCTTCCGTCTGCTCTATTATGAGATAAGCTCCGCTCTTATAAGTCACGCTCTTACCAAATAAGTGCTTAATCTGTCTCGTGACATCAAAGGCATCAAATATAGGCTTCTTATCCTCATAAAGCTTGACGATACGTCCTTGACCTGGATCAATCAACTCAATATAATCAGTGACCTCCTGAACTAACGAACGATCATTAATGTATATGTCCTTAAATCCAGAGTTATACGTATCTCTCAAAAGACTTAGTGTGCGACTACTCTCCTGATGTAGCATGCCGATGGCATCATCTTTCTGACCATTACCACTTTTACTCTTACCCTTCGCACTACGTTGGGACGATGGTGCGGGCTCCTTGCCTAGGTTTTCAATGGTTTTCATCCATTTATTGATCAAAGACCGCAACTCATGGTGGAGTTCCGCAACCTTGACCCCCTCAGCAGAGGTACGAACAATAACGGTCACATTCTTAGGCTTAATACTCTGAACCAGCATTTTAAGTCTCTGACGTTCTTCCCCAGAACGGATCTTTTGAGACACTGACACCTTTTCAGAAAATGGTATTAATACCAAATATCTACCTGCAAATGAAAGCTCAGTCGAGAGCCTTGGACCTTTAGTAGAGATAGCTTCTTTGGTAATCTGCACCATCACTTCATCGCCCTGACTGAGCATATCAGCGATAGCACCACCCTTCTCTATCTCCTTTTCCAACTTCACCTTTTCCGGAGAAAAGCTTTTACCGAATTTACGCTGAGCAGCAAGAAAACTCTTAGCCGTCAGAAAGCCATTGCCTAGGTCTCGATAATGAAGGAATGCTTCCTTACGATGACCAATATCGACAAAAGCGGCGTTCAGACCAGGCATAATCTTCTTCACTTTGCCCAAATAGATATCCCCCACAGAAAAAGCGATATTCTGCTTTTCCCTCTGAAGCTCTACCAATCGACTATCCTCTAGGACCGCAATAGAGACCTCCTTCTGGCGAACATCTATGATCAGTTCACTTTTCACTCGAAATAATGGTTACTAAAAAATTAAATATTCTATTACTAATATGACTAAACCCAACAACTAATAGAAGACTAATCTCAAAAATAGAAAGCAAGCCTTAAGATTGCTACTATGCTATTGTGCGTGTAACATATCCTAAGGCTTATGCCATACCGAACTCCGAAACATAATGTCTCCGAGCCCCTACAGTATATTTGCGCTTCTAATATCTCACACTAATCAATTAGTTGTTTGACCTAGTATATACCCGACGAGTAAGATGTGATCTTCATCACCTCTCTACTCATTTGGTATTACTTCTTCTTATGACGATTTTTACGCAATCTTTTCTTACGTTTATGAGTCGACATCTTATGTCTCTTTCTTTTCTTTCCGCTTGGCATATTATTTATATTTTATAGTGAATACTGTATCTCTCACATCAGTGAGGAATAATTGTTATCTCAAAAAAAAAAATTAAGGTCTATAACACAAACTTCAGCACCCTGTCCCTTATCACGCGTTATTCTTATCAATCTTCACCGAAAAGTTCTTTGAAGGCTTAAACACAGGAACCTTTCTGGCTGGGATCTGTATTGTCGTTTGCTTTGTGATATTACGAGCAGTCTTAGGTGCTCTTTTCTTCACACTAAAGCTACCGAATCCACGCAGATATACTGCATCATCATCTTGAAGGACATCCATGGTAGTTTCCATAATCGCTTCCAATGTCTCTAACACGAGCTTCTTTTCAATCCCTGTACGTTTTGATACCTCACCTACGAGTTCAGCTTTAGTCATAATACTATATATCTTTTATTATTATCGTTACAAATTCCGTCCTTTTTATTGCCTCCTATGTCAAAAGACTACCTTATAAAAGTCAGCCTTATAGGAGTTGATGGCAAAGATACCTTTTTTTATCTAGTTTTTGAAATAAATCTCATTCTTTTTTTCGCTAACCTCTTAATTCACTTACTTTTGTGAAGTCCAAATGAGACTTAATAAATACATGTCCACTGGTAATTAAAAATAAATTATCAGTACCTATTTCATTGGGTTTTTCATCCTCCTCTAAACTTCTCATACGCCTTATTACGTACATCCTCAATCTATCGGTGATCAAATACACACTATTAAACCATTCATAAACAGTTCAGTGATATACTGAAGAAATATTACTCACATGAGTATAAAAAAAAAGGATGGCACTACAATCTATCTTGCAATACCACCCCATACTTATTGGATATATATAAATAAATGTTGATTACAGGTTCACCTTTATTCCGGCAAAAATTGTTCTTGGCATCTTTGGACCATATATATAGGCCGATGCTCTTTGTGAGCCCTCATCAAAGTCTTTTTGATAAGAGTTAAATATATTCTGTGCTCCAATGCTAAACTCCATCATAGCATCTTCCATGTGGAAAGCATAGGAGACCTTTGTTCCGAGAGTGAAGAAAGCTTTAGAACGCTCTAACACACCATCTTGAATAGTGATATAACCTGGGACGAGATCACCAGCCTCATGAGGCACATACATTTTCCCAGTATAGTTACCTGATAAGCTCCAAGAGAAGTGATGGCTTGGTGTCCAATTTAGAAGAAAGTATCCATAGGTATTAGGAGTACGCATAAACTCGCGACTATTAATACCATCAATACCGACTTCCTCCTCTTCATCAAAAAGACTTCTCTGAGCTGTGAAGCCCATATCAAGAGTTGCGATGTTAGTGTATGCTAGTCTTAACTCTAAGTTAGCACCATAGACACTGGCATTACTAGCATTAACAACCTCTAGATAATCTCCTCTATCCTCATGATTGAACTTATCCAGCAAACGTGTATAAAACCCTTCAGCCATTAGATTAAGCTTAAATCCATTATCCCAAGCTAGATAATAATCTGCAGAGAGACTGGTACTATGGCTTTTCTCTTCATGCAAGTTAGCACTAAGAACACTTGGCTTACCTTCACCTCCAGCAAAATTCACGTGCAGTTCCTCATCAAAGAACTGTGGAGAACGAAAGCCTTGGCCATACGTAGCACGTATGTGTAATTTCTCAATTGGATTGAATCGAAGTGTTACACGTGGGGTAAGGATATCTAGTTTTTTACTTGGATCATCACCATTCTTAAGATCCACATGATCATAACGACCACCAATCAAGAAGCCCCAAACATCATTCTTCCACTCATTTTGCAAGAAAAGACTTGTAGTATTGGTGACTTGATCAATAGCTTCTGGACGATACCCACTGATGTCCTTCAGATCATTGTGGTTAAACTCGAACCCTGCTGTTAACTCAGCTGGCATAAAGATGAGTTTATCAAAATTATGACTATACTGAGTACCTGCTTGGAGCGTTGTTTCTTTGGTATTTCCGTATGATCCCAAAGCTCCAACTAGGCCATCAATATCTTCCTTAGTTAATGTTCCTGCTTCATGCTTCTCACGCAACTCTCTAGCTAGAAGGCTTCCACCTCCATAATAACTATCTCTATCAATATGCGACCCAGCGACAAAGACATTCAAGAATCCCATACCATCGGCAAGATTTTGATCCAGTTTAAGGATACCAGTATGGATTCTATGCTTGACTGCTTCGGCAATTTGTGCTTCATGTTCGGGACGATCAAGACGATCCCCACCTCTACGTTTTTCTTGTGTATAGAAATAGTCGAGAGACAGCTTAGTAGCTGGACCAACAGAATAGAAAGCAGAAGTACCAAGGGTGGCAAAGTGGAGCTGTGGCAAGTCAGAAAAACCATCTTTCCCATTAGGTTGTGCACTTCCAGGACGCTTTAGGTCAAGTCCTGGACGACTCTTCATCTTCCCAAATACACTCACTCCAGCTCTCCCACTGTTATCAACAACAGATGCAAACAATCCAGCATCATGCATAGGAGTGCCTAAGTTATCTTGAACTCCACTTATGATGTAGCTCGCCTCAGCGGTATTTCGAGTAGGAGTCTTAGTAATAACATTCACTGTACCACCAATAGCAGCTGAGCCATAGAGTGCAGAGCCTCCTCCACGAACCACTTCCACACGATCTATCATAGAGGTAGGAAATAACTCAAGTGCGTACACACCTGCCAGCGAACTAAATATGCTGCGTGAGTTAATAACAATCTGAGAGTAAGTCCCATCAAGTCCATTAATACGAACTTGGTTGAATCCACAGTTCTGACAGTTATCCTCTACTCTCACACCAGGATTGTACTTCAAAGCTTCATCCAAGGTGACAGCATTCACTTTAGTAAACAACTTAGCATCTGTAACATTCACTAAGACTGGTGCCAAGTTTCTACGGGTCTCGTTCCTGCTCGCACTCACGACAACCTCCTCCATATTGATGGCGGTTGGCTCCAACTTTATCACGTGGTCGCCCTTTGAGTCAAGCTTGATCTCACGAGTGCCATATCCGACAAATGAGACTCTCACGGTCACGGTTCCCTTTACGAGATCCTTTACTTCAAAGTAACCATCAACATTGGTAGTAGCTCCATAAGAGGTACCTAACACAACAACCGTTGCGTATGCAAGAGGGGTATCATCATAGGCGTCTACCACCTTCCCCTTTAGCTTGTATGCAACTTCTGATTCACTTGGGATTTCAGTTGCATACCCCAAATTCTCTGCCATGACGCCAATAATGGACATAGCAAATACGGAGGTCCATAGCAGACCTCTCCAAAATAATGATTTCATTACAGTATGTAAAAATTTATGTAAAAAACGATTTATTTCCTCTCAACTCAAAGCTCGATACAAGGAGGGCCACGTCTAACGACCTTATGGAAGAAATGGGAAGAGACAAATATCTGCTCCCAAGTTTCAAGCTTTATGATATAGAAAAAGAGGGGCTCTAAAATACTAAAAGTAGTATTAATCCCCGTCGTTGAAAGGTCTGAAATTTGATGAAGCTGTACCAGCTCACTAGCCGTATGTTTATGGAACGGCTCACTCTTCTGCTTTTCAGTTTGCTTATGAGCATGGACCACCAATACCCCATCAATCAAGTTGAAGTGGGTAGTAGCGACTATTGAACCCAAATAACCGATAAAAATCAGCAAAAGAGCCCAGCCTACAATATGGTGGTTTAGCTTTTTCATTACGCAAAACTACAAAAAAGAGTCACAGTAGCAAAAAATTTATTAAGAAATACCATCATTTAGGTACACAAAATACGAGTCGAATTGAGATCAGAATAAAATAATCCTTATGAAAATCCCTTTTCAGCTATGATGTGAGACGACTATTTGCCAAGAAAAATCTTCGTTGTTCTTGGGAGTATAACTAATCTATTCTTATACCTAACTTGAAGTGATCTCTATTATTCATCGTTCAGACTACAACCTCTTGACATTGGGATAACGCATTTAGAAAACATGAACACAATTGGGGTCGTAGAAGATTAGATACCAGACACTTGAGAGACAGAAAAACACGAGATAAAAGCAGCGAGGCTTAGTAAGCAAAAAGGCTGAGAATAAAAGACAATAAGCATTAAGTATCATTCACATATCTAGAAGTGATCTCACTCTATATTCATCAGCAAGTAGTAAATAAATTGGTATATTTGTAGTAGATAGATTTAGAGAAAATGAGAATAAATGACAATTATAAAAAAAGAACAACCATGGTAAATTACAAAGACTTAGGACTGGTAAACACTAGAGAAATGTTTGCGAAAGCAGTAGATGGTGGATACGCTATCCCAGCTTTTAACTTCAACAATATGGAGCAGCTACAGGCAATCATCCAAGCTGCGGTTGAGACAAACTCACCAGTTATTTTACAAGTATCTAAAGGTGCTCGTAACTATGCTAATCAAACCCTATTGCGTTATATGGCTCAAGGAGCTGTAGAGTATGCTAAAGAACTAGGTTGTGAAAAGCCTCAAATCACACTTCACCTTGACCACGGGGATACTTTTGAACTCTGTAAGAGTTGTATCGAAATGGGCTTCTCAAGTGTGATGATTGATGGAAGTCACCTACCTTACGAAGAAAATATTAAGCTAACCAAGCAAGTGGTAGAGTATGCACACAAATTTGATGTTACCGTTGAGGGCGAATTGGGTGTCCTAGCGGGTATCGAGGATGATGTGTCTGCGGAAAAGCATGTCTATACTCAGCCAGAAGAAGTGATTGACTTTGTGAGCCGCACAGGCGTGGACTCTCTAGCAATCTCTATTGGGACTAGCCACGGGGCTAATAAGTTTACACCAGAGCAATGCACACGTGATGAGAAGGGCAATCTAGTACCACCTCCACTTCGTTTTGATATCCTAGAAGCTATCGAGAAGAAGCTACCAGGCTTCCCAATCGTATTACACGGATCAAGCTCTGTACCACAAGACCTAGTTGAGACCATTAATAGTCATGGTGGTAAATTGAAGGATGCTATTGGTATCCCAGAGGATCAACTACGCAGAGCAGCTAAGTCTGCAGTATGTAAGATTAATATTGACTCTGACGGAAGGTTGGCAATGACTGCAGCTGTCCGCAAGGTCTTTATCGATAGCCCTGCCGAGTTTGACCCTCGTAAATACCTAGGCCCAGCTCGTGAAAGCCTTAAGAACCTTTATAAGCACAAGATAGAGAACGTACTAGGCTCTATCAATAAGCTATAAACCGTTTATACCAATAAGAAAAGCAGGGAGATGGTGGATATCCACCATCTCCCTGCTTGCTTTATGACCAAACTATTACTCTAGTTTTGTGGATTATCTGCGTGTATGGTCCAGCCCTTATCAGTAGCTAACCTATCATTAGCACCGCTCACGCCTTGATTAGAGAAGACATACAAATGGTACTTCCAAGATGCATCCAAGTCTTTAGCTGTCGGAAGATCTGAGTATATCTGATTAAGAGCTGCCGAATCAAATAAATTACTGGCTATGTTCGCCTCCGTAAGACTTGACAAAGGCTTAATGTCCAATGACCTCAGCTTATTACTTTCGAGAAACAGAAACTGAATCCTATTTTCACTTGGGAAGATCAGCTGAGATAGCTGATTATCTTGAATCGCCACTGTGTTTAGATGAATATTACTACTGAGATCTAGTGTAGTGAGA includes the following:
- a CDS encoding glycosyltransferase — protein: MSDPLLVMETSWEVCNKIGGIYTVLSSRASTMLMKHGDDGVLFVGPLLRGGDQDDFIAEHDNRLASQLTADCGLEVRIGRWNIPDQPRVILVDYTSLFEDKGALYYEMWSAYGIRGELGYGDYDESCLFAIAAAKVMIAYQKVKESSLVVSIFNEWTTGMGLLYCALHSPAIHTIFVTHATTVGRSIAGNGKPLYGELPNYNGSQMADELNVTCKHVVERLASHQADVFATVSDVTAIEAAQLLDKKVDVVLYNGFEPAFVPDEKDQAILKADGRNKIIRVAERLYGTTISSEAVIIATSGRNEYRNKGLDVFIDALGRIKNQTLQDVIAVIAVPSWVKSPRRDLAFALERNIELTMPMQNPFLTHELNDPWGHPIFSQLSALREQWGHGVFPLFVPAYLDGRDGILDLEYYDFLSALDLTVFASYYEPWGYTPLESIAFGIPTITTDKAGFGVWAEKHSTVGNDLMSGVRVLHRDDYDFDGLSKSLVENILSYIAKSDEEKAEARRAAQELSADAEWSRFYTLYERAIEMALNR
- a CDS encoding Rne/Rng family ribonuclease, translated to MKSELIIDVRQKEVSIAVLEDSRLVELQREKQNIAFSVGDIYLGKVKKIMPGLNAAFVDIGHRKEAFLHYRDLGNGFLTAKSFLAAQRKFGKSFSPEKVKLEKEIEKGGAIADMLSQGDEVMVQITKEAISTKGPRLSTELSFAGRYLVLIPFSEKVSVSQKIRSGEERQRLKMLVQSIKPKNVTVIVRTSAEGVKVAELHHELRSLINKWMKTIENLGKEPAPSSQRSAKGKSKSGNGQKDDAIGMLHQESSRTLSLLRDTYNSGFKDIYINDRSLVQEVTDYIELIDPGQGRIVKLYEDKKPIFDAFDVTRQIKHLFGKSVTYKSGAYLIIEQTEAMHVIDVNSGNRARGSKQQEDTAVDVNLSAAEEIARQMRLRDLGGIIVVDFIDMAQAANRQKLFETMNEYMKNDRAKHTILPITKFGLMQITRQRVRQAMTIETDEVCPSCLGTGKVKPSIFFTDELEDMIARLMTQEGVSKLVLHVHPYVAAFINSRKGLLGFGSSLLAKWRGKYGKGLNIVADQSLGVLSYEFYDSEDNELSHILEDNDEKEDDE
- a CDS encoding class II fructose-1,6-bisphosphate aldolase, with the translated sequence MVNYKDLGLVNTREMFAKAVDGGYAIPAFNFNNMEQLQAIIQAAVETNSPVILQVSKGARNYANQTLLRYMAQGAVEYAKELGCEKPQITLHLDHGDTFELCKSCIEMGFSSVMIDGSHLPYEENIKLTKQVVEYAHKFDVTVEGELGVLAGIEDDVSAEKHVYTQPEEVIDFVSRTGVDSLAISIGTSHGANKFTPEQCTRDEKGNLVPPPLRFDILEAIEKKLPGFPIVLHGSSSVPQDLVETINSHGGKLKDAIGIPEDQLRRAAKSAVCKINIDSDGRLAMTAAVRKVFIDSPAEFDPRKYLGPARESLKNLYKHKIENVLGSINKL
- a CDS encoding flavodoxin encodes the protein MMKIGVYYGSSTGTTADVAQRIANELGVANGDVHDISSANAADVGQYDLVVLGTSTWGMGELQDDWVEFKDQLKPYLKGKKVALFGLGDSEGFGDTFCDGVGELYDEFENAGCTFIGETSVEGYSYDSSKAERDGRLVGLLLDEMNQDDLTDERIAAWVAQLK
- a CDS encoding HU family DNA-binding protein; protein product: MTKAELVGEVSKRTGIEKKLVLETLEAIMETTMDVLQDDDAVYLRGFGSFSVKKRAPKTARNITKQTTIQIPARKVPVFKPSKNFSVKIDKNNA
- a CDS encoding TonB-dependent receptor, whose translation is MKSLFWRGLLWTSVFAMSIIGVMAENLGYATEIPSESEVAYKLKGKVVDAYDDTPLAYATVVVLGTSYGATTNVDGYFEVKDLVKGTVTVRVSFVGYGTREIKLDSKGDHVIKLEPTAINMEEVVVSASRNETRRNLAPVLVNVTDAKLFTKVNAVTLDEALKYNPGVRVEDNCQNCGFNQVRINGLDGTYSQIVINSRSIFSSLAGVYALELFPTSMIDRVEVVRGGGSALYGSAAIGGTVNVITKTPTRNTAEASYIISGVQDNLGTPMHDAGLFASVVDNSGRAGVSVFGKMKSRPGLDLKRPGSAQPNGKDGFSDLPQLHFATLGTSAFYSVGPATKLSLDYFYTQEKRRGGDRLDRPEHEAQIAEAVKHRIHTGILKLDQNLADGMGFLNVFVAGSHIDRDSYYGGGSLLARELREKHEAGTLTKEDIDGLVGALGSYGNTKETTLQAGTQYSHNFDKLIFMPAELTAGFEFNHNDLKDISGYRPEAIDQVTNTTSLFLQNEWKNDVWGFLIGGRYDHVDLKNGDDPSKKLDILTPRVTLRFNPIEKLHIRATYGQGFRSPQFFDEELHVNFAGGEGKPSVLSANLHEEKSHSTSLSADYYLAWDNGFKLNLMAEGFYTRLLDKFNHEDRGDYLEVVNASNASVYGANLELRLAYTNIATLDMGFTAQRSLFDEEEEVGIDGINSREFMRTPNTYGYFLLNWTPSHHFSWSLSGNYTGKMYVPHEAGDLVPGYITIQDGVLERSKAFFTLGTKVSYAFHMEDAMMEFSIGAQNIFNSYQKDFDEGSQRASAYIYGPKMPRTIFAGIKVNL